The following coding sequences are from one Haemophilus haemolyticus window:
- a CDS encoding MFS transporter: MTNKVNSYGWKALIGSAVGYAMDGFDLLILGFMLSAISADLNLTPAQGGSLVTWTLIGTVFGGILFGALSDKYGRVRVLTWTILLFAVFTGLCALAQGYWDLLIYRTIAGIGLGGEFGIGMALAAEAWPARHRAKAASYVALGWQAGVLGAALLTPLLLPHIGWRGMFLVGIFPAFVAWFLRSHLHEPEIFTQKQTALSTQSSFTDKLRSFQLLIKDKATSKISLGIVVLTSVQNFGYYGIMIWLPNFLSKQLGFSLTKSGLWTAVTVCGMMAGIWIFGQLADRIGRKPSFLLFQLGAVISIVVYSQLTDPDIMLLAGAFLGMFVNGMMGGYGALMAEAYPTEARATAQNVLFNIGRSVGGFGPVVVGAVVLAYSFQTAIALLAIIYVIDMLATIFLIPELKGKALD; the protein is encoded by the coding sequence ATGACAAACAAAGTAAACAGTTATGGCTGGAAAGCCTTAATTGGCTCTGCCGTCGGCTATGCAATGGACGGTTTCGATCTTCTCATTTTAGGTTTCATGCTTAGTGCAATTTCTGCTGACTTAAATCTAACACCCGCACAAGGTGGCTCTCTCGTGACATGGACTCTTATTGGTACAGTATTTGGCGGTATTTTATTTGGCGCATTAAGCGATAAATACGGTCGTGTACGCGTACTGACTTGGACCATTCTTCTTTTTGCGGTATTTACTGGGTTATGTGCGCTTGCACAAGGTTATTGGGACTTACTGATTTATCGCACAATTGCGGGCATTGGCTTAGGCGGTGAATTTGGAATTGGGATGGCTCTAGCAGCAGAAGCATGGCCCGCACGTCACCGAGCTAAAGCGGCATCTTATGTTGCATTGGGTTGGCAAGCTGGTGTGTTAGGTGCAGCATTACTTACACCATTATTGCTCCCGCATATTGGCTGGCGTGGAATGTTCTTGGTGGGTATCTTCCCTGCATTTGTCGCTTGGTTCTTACGTTCTCATCTGCACGAACCCGAAATTTTCACGCAAAAACAAACCGCACTTTCAACGCAATCCAGTTTTACTGATAAATTACGTTCATTCCAGCTTCTGATTAAAGACAAAGCCACGAGCAAAATTAGTCTTGGTATCGTCGTACTCACTTCTGTACAAAACTTCGGTTATTACGGCATTATGATTTGGTTACCTAATTTCTTATCAAAACAACTTGGATTCAGTTTAACTAAATCTGGACTTTGGACAGCCGTTACCGTCTGCGGCATGATGGCTGGCATTTGGATTTTCGGACAACTCGCCGACCGCATCGGACGCAAACCAAGTTTCTTACTTTTCCAATTAGGCGCAGTGATAAGTATCGTGGTTTACTCACAACTTACCGATCCTGACATCATGCTTCTTGCTGGAGCATTTTTAGGTATGTTTGTGAACGGAATGATGGGTGGTTACGGTGCATTAATGGCAGAAGCCTACCCAACAGAGGCTCGAGCAACAGCACAAAACGTACTTTTCAATATTGGTCGTTCTGTAGGGGGATTTGGACCTGTAGTTGTGGGCGCGGTTGTACTCGCCTACTCTTTCCAGACGGCCATCGCCCTACTTGCGATTATCTACGTAATTGATATGTTAGCGACAATTTTCTTAATCCCTGAATTAAAAGGTAAAGCCTTAGACTAA